Proteins from a genomic interval of Aspergillus flavus chromosome 7, complete sequence:
- a CDS encoding large subunit of carbamoyl-phosphate synthase (carbamoyl-phosphate synthase large subunit), giving the protein MVLTTRCGQATASLLRQRCLAESRRSTLALRPFSSQTTAHSAASSLRLQQKTPSPWRPQQLRSFSSAISRLASESTNAPSAESYLASGIVKPGRNLVDVKKVLVIGSGGLSIGQAGEFDYSGSQALKALKEAGVESVLINPNIATIQTDHKLADEVYYLPVTPEYVTYVIERERPDAIFLSFGGQTALNLGVQMNRMGIFERYGVRVLGTSIKTLETSEDRDLFAKALNEINIPIAESIAVNTVDEALKAAEEVGYPIIVRSAYALGGLGSGFANNPEELRNLASRSLTLAPQILVEKSLRGWKEVEYEVVRDADNNCITVCNMENFDPLGIHTGDSIVVAPSQTLSDEEYHMLRTAAIKIVRHLGVVGECNVQYALQPDGLDYRVIEVNARLSRSSALASKATGYPLAYTAAKIGLGHTLPELPNAVTKTTTANFEPSLDYIVTKIPRWDLSKFQHVNRDIGSAMKSVGEVMAIGRTFEESFQKAIRQVDPRFVGFQGDKFENLDEVLQNPTDRRWLAVGQAMLHENYSVDKVHELTKIDKWFLYKLQNIVDCHNELKEIGSLFGIQKETMLKAKKLGFSDKQISLLVGASEDDVRARRKSFGITPWVKKIDTLAAEFPADTNYLYTTYNATSHDVTFDDHGIIILGSGVYRIGSSVEFDWCAVNATLSLRNMGKKTVMINYNPETYSTDFDTADKLYFEELSYERVMDIYELETASGVVVSVGGQLPQNIALRLQETGGANVLGTDPVDIDKAEDRHKFSSILDSIGVDQPAWKELTSVADAERFAESVGYPVLVRPSYVLSGAAMNVIYSQDELKEKLLNASAVSPDHPVVITKFIEGAQEIDVDAVASNGKLLLHAVSEHVEPAGVHSGDATLVLPPAYLDESVMGRVKEIAEKVAKAWNITGPFNMQIIKADQEGAQPELKVIECNLRASRSFPFVSKVLGTNFIDTATKALVGRDVPEPVDLMTEKRDYVATKVPQFSWTRLAGADPFLGVEMSSTGEIACFGKDLVEAYWASLQSTMNFRVPEPGEGILLGGDIKNPALAKIVEYLQPLGYKFFAASASVKDHIESTAKESVSVQVIEFPKKDKRALREVFEKYNIRGTFNLAKTRGKTLLDEDYVMRRNAVDFGVPLFMETKTALLFAQAMSEKLPRAEGMPSEVRSWSEFAGGKLL; this is encoded by the exons ATGGTTCTCACTACTCGGTGCGGGCAGGCCACGGCCTCCCTTCTGCGTCAGCGTTGTCTGGCAGAATCTCGCCGATCCACACTTGCTCTGCGCCCATTTTCCTCTCAAACTACTGCCCATTCGGCGGCATCGAGTCTGCGATTGCAGCAGAAGACCCCTTCGCCATGGAGGCCCCAGCAGCTTCGCTCCTTCTCTAGTGCAATTAGTCGCCTGGCGTCGGAGTCGACAAATGCCCCCTCCGCTGAAAGCTACCTTGCCAGTGGCATCGTAAAGCCAGGTCGCAATCTGGTCGATGTGAAGAAGGTCCTTGTTATCGGTAGTGGTGGTCTGAGTATCGGACAGGCTGGAGAGTTTGACTATTCCG GCTCCCAGGCTCTCAAGGCTCTTAAAGAAGCTGGAGTGGAGTCCGTTTTGATCAACCCTAATATCGCAACGATTCAGACCGATCACAAGCTTGCAGACGAAGTTTACTACCTTCCAGTTACTCCTGAATATGTCACCTACGTCATTGAGAGGGAAAGACCGGACGctatcttcctttccttcggTGGACAGACCGCTCTGAACCTGGGTGTGCAGATGAACCGCATGGGTATCTTTGAACGTTATGGTGTGAGAGTCTTGGGAACGAGCATCAAGACTCTGGAGACTAGTGAGGACCGTGATCTTTTCGCCAAGGCGCTGAACGAGATCAACATTCCCATTGCCGAGTCCATTGCTGTTAACACTGTTGACGAGGCCTTGAAGGCCGCCGAGGAAGTTGGCTATCCCATTATCGTTCGTTCCGCATATGCTCTTGGTGGTTTGGGTTCTGGATTTGCCAACAACCCCGAGGAATTGAGGAACCTGGCATCCCGCTCTTTGACCCTTGCTCCTCAGATTTTGGTTGAGAAGTCCCTTCGAGGCTGGAAGGAGGTTGAGTATGAAGTTGTGCGTGATGCTGACAACAACTGTATCACTGTTTGCAACATGGAGAACTTTGACCCCCTGGGTATTCACACTGGTGACAGTATTGTCGTTGCTCCCAGTCAGACTCTGTCCGACGAGGAGTATCACATGCTTCGTACGGCTGCCATTAAGATCGTCCGCCATTTGGGTGTCGTTGGTGAATGTAACGTGCAGTATGCCTTGCAACCCGATGGCTTGGACTACCGTGTGATCGAGGTCAACGCTCGtctctctcgctcttctGCTTTGGCATCTAAAGCTACCGGTTACCCTCTAGCCTACACCGCTGCGAAGATCGGTCTGGGCCATACTCTGCCCGAGCTGCCCAATGCTGTGACGAAGACCACCACCGCGAACTTCGAGCCTAGTTTGGATTACATTGTTACCAAGATCCCCCGGTGGGATTTGAGCAAGTTCCAGCATGTCAACCGGGATATTGGAAGTGCTATGAAGTCGGTTGGTGAGGTGATGGCCATTGGTCGTACTTTCGAAGAATCTTTCCAGAAGGCTATCCGTCAGGTTGACCCTCGATTCGTTGGTTTCCAGGGTGACAAGTTCGAGAACTTGGACGAGGTCTTGCAGAACCCTACCGATCGCCGTTGGTTGGCAGTCGGCCAGGCTATGCTCCACGAGAACTACTCGGTCGATAAGGTTCATGAGCTGACCAAGATTGATAAGTGGTTCCTCTACAAGCTTCAGAACATCGTTGACTGCCATAATGAACTTAAGGAAATTGGCAGCCTCTTCGGCATTCAGAAGGAGACCATGCTCAAGGCGAAGAAGCTTGGTTTCTCTGACAAGCAGATCTCCCTCCTTGTCGGAGCATCCGAAGACGATGTCCGTGCGCGCAGAAAGAGCTTTGGCATCACCCCATgggtgaagaagattgatacTCTTGCTGCTGAGTTTCCTGCTGACACTAACTACCTATACACCACCTATAACGCCACTTCCCATGATGTTACTTTCGATGACCATGGTATTATCATCCTGGGAAGCGGTGTCTACCGTATTGGAAGCTCTGTCGAGTTCGACTGGTGTGCAGTTAACGCCACCCTTTCTCTCAGGAACATGGGCAAGAAGACCGTTATGATCAACTACAACCCTGAGACCTACTCTACCGATTTCGACACTGCTGACAAGCTCTACTTCGAAGAACTCAGCTACGAACGTGTCATGGATATCTACGAACTCGAGACTGCCAGCGGTGTCGTTGTGTCCGTCGGTGGCCAGCTGCCACAGAACATTGCCCTTCGTCTTCAGGAGACTGGTGGCGCTAACGTTCTCGGTACTGACCCTGTTGATATTGACAAGGCTGAGGATCGTCACAAGTTCTCTTCGATCCTGGATAGCATTGGTGTCGACCAGCCTGCCTGGAAGGAACTCACTTCAGTTGCTGATGCAGAACGTTTCGCCGAGTCTGTCGGCTACCCTGTCCTAGTCCGCCCCAGTTATGTCCTGTCTGGTGCTGCCATGAACGTCATCTACAGCCAGGATGAGCtcaaggagaagcttcttaATGCTAGCGCTGTCTCCCCTGACCACCCTGTCGTCATCACTAAGTTCATTGAGGGCGCACAGGAAATTGATGTCGACGCTGTTGCTTCGAATGGTAAGCTCCTGCTGCATGCTGTCAGTGAGCACGTTGAGCCAGCTGGTGTCCACTCTGGTGATGCCactcttgttcttcctccagcCTATCTCGATGAGTCAGTCATGGGCCGTGTCAAGGAGATTGCTGAGAAGGTTGCTAAGGCCTGGAACATCACCGGTCCTTTCAACATGCAGATCATCAAGGCCGACCAGGAAGGTGCCCAGCCTGAGTTGAAGGTTATTGAGTGCAACCTGCGTGCTTCCCGTTCCTTCCCCTTCGTCAGCAAGGTTCTAGGCACCAACTTCATCGATACTGCCACCAAGGCCCTTGTTGGCCGTGACGTTCCTGAGCCTGTAGACCTCATGACCGAGAAGCGTGACTATGTCGCTACTAAGGTCCCTCAGTTCAGCTGGACTCGTCTTGCTGGTGCTGACCCCTTCCTTGGCGTCGAGATGTCCAGTACTGGTGAGATTGCTTGCTTCGGTAAGGACTTGGTTGAGGCCTACTGGGCATCTCTCCAGTCCACCATGAACTTCCGTGTCCCTGAGCCCGGTGAGGGTATCCTGCTTGGTGGTGACATCAAGAACCCCGCTCTGGCCAAGATTGTTGAATACCTTCAGCCATTGGGCTACAAGTTCTTCGCCGCTAGCGCCTCTGTTAAGGATCACATTGAGTCCACTGCCAAGGAAAGTGTTTCCGTGCAGGTGATTGAGTTCCCCAAGAAAGACAAGCGTGCACTGCGCGAGGTCTTCGAGAAGTATAACATCCGTGGTACCTTTAACCTTGCTAAGACCCGGGGCAAGACCCTGCTGGATGAGGACTACGTCATGAGACGTAACGCCGTCGACTTCGGTGTTCCTCTGTTCATGGAGACCAAG ACTGCTCTCCTCTTTGCCCAGGCCATGAGCGAGAAGCTGCCCCGTGCCGAGGGTATGCCTTCTGAGGTCCGCAGCTGGTCTGAGTTCGCCGGCGGCAAGCTTCTGTAA
- a CDS encoding nuclear transport receptor RANBP7/RANBP8 (nonsense-mediated mRNA decay protein) produces the protein MDVTALRDRIQSTLDPNADNRRQAEIDLKYAETQPGFINALLDILQGEQNNAVQLSAGVYLKNRITRGWSSVEENPQRTPIPEGEKPGFRERLIPALVSTPPNVRAQLVPLLQKILQHDFPEHWPSFLDITLQLLGTNDASSVYAGLQCLLAICRVYRFKAGEKREEFDKIVEHTFPQLLNIGLKLVDEESLEAAEMLRIVVKSYKHAIYFELSPFLQTHQATVDWCTLFLRIIAKDPPANSMLESKEERELNHWWKCKKWSYANLNRLFIRYGNPTTMTKSSTPDYTQYAKNFIATFAPEILKGYLQEIDKWVSKGQWLSNPALAYTLVYMEECVKPKAMWDHLKPHMDNLIAHFIFPILCQSDEDIELFQTDPSEYLHRKLNYYEEVSAPDVAATNFLVALTKNRKKQTFSILTFVNGVVSKYEAAPDDQKLPREKEGALRMIGSLASVILGKKSPIADQVEYFFVRHVFPEFRSPHGFLRARACDTLEKFEQLDFQDPNNLMIIYRNILESMTDPELPVRVEAALALQPLIRHDIIRTSMQQNIPQIMQQLLKLANEVDVDALANVMEDFVEVFSAELTPFAVALSEQLRDTYMRIVGELLERNAAKGDDEYGDFLDDKSITALGVLQTIGTLILTLESTPDVLLHLETILMPVISITLENKLYDLYNEIFEIIDSCTFASKSISPTMWQAFELIHKTFKAGAELYLEDMLPALDNYVAYGSQMMVQNPAYLAAVVSMVEDIFRDEKVGGVDRICGCKLAETVMLNLRGGIDQYIPLFIELPMRVLDADEAKTKSYRIHLIEMVINAIYYNPVLSLQVLEAKGWTNKFFSAWFSNIDNFRRVHDKKLSIAAISSLLTLNAGDVPASVQQGWPRLLQGVTRLFQTLPAALKNREDATKESDFTFDDEDDEGDEDNDWDGEIEWTDQDETEGGPEGDVQDESAAYLDFLNKEAQKFGSFADDDEDDLDEESLLETPLDKIEPYGLFKHVFMGLQQEQPQLYENLTKILNPEEQQVLQAVFHEADAKALAAANAEAAAAGIQTNGN, from the exons ATGGATGTTACAGCTCTTCGGGACCGCATACAGTCAACGCTCGACCCAAATGCGGATAATCGCCGTCAGGCTgagatagatttaaaatat GCCGAGACACAGCCCGGCTTTATAAATGCGCTTTTGGATATTTTGCAAGGGGAACAAAATAATGCCGTCCAACTGTCGG CCGGTGTCTACTTGAAGAACCGAATTACCCGTGGCTGGTCTTCCGTCGAAGAAAACCCACAGCGCACACCGATTCCAGAGGGGGAGAAACCGGGCTTCCGTGAAAGGTTGATCCCGGCTTTGGTATCAACACCCCCGAACGTTCGCGCACAGCTTGTCCCACTTCTCCAGAAGATCCTCCAGCATGACTTCCCCGAGCATTGGCCGAGTTTCTTGGATATCACCCTCCAGTTGTTAGGCACCAACGATGCAAGCTCGGTCTATGCTGGTCTGCAGTGTTTGCTGGCCATCTGCCGTGTGTATAGATTTAAGGCTGGTgagaagagggaggagtTTGATAAGATTGTTGAGCATACGTTCCCTCAGCTGCTTAACATCGGCTTGAAACTTGTCGATGAAGAAAGTTTGGAGGCTGCTGAGATGCTCCGAATTGTCGTCAAGTCCTACAAACATGCCATTTAC TTCGAGCTCTCACCGTTCCTGCAAACACATCAAGCGACTGTCGACTGGTGCACACTGTTCCTCAGAATTATCGCAAAAGATCCTCCTGCAAACTCCATGTTGGAATCtaaggaagagagggagcTTAACCACTGGTGGAAGTGTAAGAAATGGTCCTACGCCAACCTGAACCGCCTCTTTATCAG ATACGGAAACCCCACCACAATGACCAAGTCGAGCACGCCTGATTATACCCAGTATGCCAAGAACTTCATTGCCACCTTCGCTCCGGAAATTCTCAAGGGATATCTGCAGGAAATCGATAAGTGGGTTTCCAAGGGCCAGTGGCTTAGCAACCCTGCCCTCGCCTACACTTTGGTCTATATGGAAGAATGTGTCAAACCGAAGGCGATGTGGGACCACCTCAAGCCACACATGGACAACTTGATCGCTCACTTCATCTTCCCTATCCTTTGCCAATCCGACGAAGACATTGAACTGTTCCAGACCGACCCCTCCGAGTATCTCCACCGTAAGCTGAACTACTACGAGGAGGTTTCCGCGCCCGATGTTGCAGCAACAAACTTCCTTGTCGCTCTCACGAAGAATCGCAAGAAGCAGACATTCTCGATCCTTACGTTCGTCAACGGCGTCGTCAGCAAGTACGAGGCTGCTCCAGATGACCAGAAGCTTCCtagggagaaagaaggtgcCCTGCGGATGATTGGTTCCTTGGCTTCAGTTatccttggaaagaagagcCCTATCGCGGATCAGGTTGAATACTTCTTTGTCCGTCACGTCTTCCCTGAATTCCGCAGTCCTCACGGCTTCCTCAGAGCTCGCGCATGCGACACTTTAGAGAAGTTTGAGCAGCTCGACTTCCAGGATCCGAACAACCTCATGATCATCTATCGCAATATCCTTGAATCGATGACCGATCCTGAACTTCCTGTCAGGGTTGAAGCGGCCCTTGCTTTGCAACCCCTTATCCGCCACGATATCATTCGCACTTCGATGCAGCAGAACATTCCTCAGATCATGCAGCAGCTTCTCAAACTCGCCAATGAGGTCGATGTGGATGCCTTGGCCAACGTTATGGAAGATTTCGTCGAAGTGTTCTCTGCTGAGCTCACTCCGTTCGCTGTGGCATTGAGCGAGCAGCTTCGTGACACATACATGCGTATTGTTGGTGAACTTCTGGAAAGAAACGCCGCCAAGGGCGACGATGAATATGGTGACTTCTTGGATGATAAGAGTATCACTGCCCTTGGTGTCTTGCAGACTATTGGAACCCTCATTCTCACTCTGGAGAGCACCCCCGATGTGCTTCTGCACCTCGAAACGATTCTCATGCCTGTCATCAGCATCACGCTTGAGAACAAGCTATATGACCTCTACAACGAGATCTTCGAGATTATCGACAGTTGCACCTTTGCATCTAAGTCCATCTCTCCCACTATGTGGCAAGCGTTCGAGCTTATTCACAAGACCTTCAAAGCGGGCGCTGAATTGTACTTGGAGGACATGCTGCCCGCACTTGACAACTATGTCGCATATGGCTCTCAGATGATGGTTCAGAACCCAGCCTACCTTGCGGCTGTTGTCAGTATGGTTGAAGACATCTTCCGCGATGAGAAGGTTGGCGGTGTGGACCGGATCTGCGGTTGCAAGCTAGCAGAGACTGTGATGCTGAACCTTCGCGGCGGCATTGACCAATACATCCCTCTGTTCATTGAGTTGCCGATGCGCGTGCTCGACGCTGACGAGGCGAAGACTAAATCCTACCGCATCCATCTGATTGAGATGGTGATTAACGCTATCTATTATAATCCTGTTCTCAGTCTTCAGGTTCTGGAGGCTAAGGGCTGGACGAACAAGTTCTTCAGCGCCTGGTTCTCCAACATCGACAACTTCCGCAGAGTTCATGACAAGAAGCTCTCCATTGCAGCAATTAGCTCGCTTCTGACATTGAACGCTGGCGATGTTCCCGCGAGTGTGCAGCAAGGTTGGCCTAGATTGCTTCAGGGAGTGACCAGGCTTTTCCAGACACTGCCTGCTGCGCTTAAGA ACCGCGAAGATGCAACTAAAGAGTCAGACTTCACCTtcgacgacgaggatgacgagggtgatgaggataACGACTGGGATGGAGAAATTGAGTGGACCGATCAAGATGAGACCGAGGGTGGCCCTGAGGGCGATGTTCAAGATGAGAGCGCCGCATACCTTGATTTCTTGAATAAAGAG GCCCAGAAGTTCGGCTCCtttgcagatgatgatgaggatgacttGGACGAGGAAAGCCTTCTCGAGACCCCATTGGACAAGATCGAGCCATATGGCCTTTTCAAGCACGTCTTCATGG GTCTTCAGCAGGAACAGCCACAACTGTATGAGAACTTGACGAAGATCCTGAATCCGGAGGAGCAGCAAGTGCTACAGGCTGTCTTCCATGAAGCCGATGCCAaggctttggctgctgccAACGCAGAAGCTGCGGCAGCGGGGATCCAGACCAATggaaattag